The region TGATCGCGAATCGTACAGATCGTCCGCTTCGATGCGCGCTCCACCGACAGCGTGCAGGTGATCACCGTATCGGCGGGGCTGTACTTCACCGCGTTGTTGAGGATGTTCACCAGCGCGCGCGTCATCAGCGAGCGGTCGGCGCTGACCCAGCACAGATTGTCGCCGAACTGCGTATCGATGCGGATGCGCTTGGCCTGGGCCTGCGGCCAGACCTCGTCGCTCGCATCGATCAGCAGGTCCGCGAAACTCGCGGGCTCCAGCTGATAGGTCTGCGACTCGGCGCGCGCCAGCTGCACGAACTCGTCCGCCAGCATCAGCGCGCGCTGCGCATAGCGCTCGATGCGCGCGAGCATCGAGCGGATCTCGCCCGACTGCGGCCGCTGCCGCTCGATCTCGACCAGCGCGAGAATCGACGACTGCGGCGAACGCATGTCGTGCGACAGCAGATGCAGCGCCTCTTCCCGCTGCCGCTCCGCCGCGTGCAGTTCGGTCACGTCGACGAGGCCCGCGATCCAGCCCGTCACCTTGCCCTGCGCGTTGGTGCATGGCGCGTAGCGTAACAGATGATCGAGCCCGTCACTGTCACGAACTTCGATGCCGCGCTCCATCAGATCGTTATCGAAGTCGCGGGTGGGGTCGAGCGCGGCCGGCCAGTGCGCGCGCATTTCCGCCTCGCGCTCGGGATTGCCGTCGACCGTCTTCATGAAGGTCAGCTCGCCCAGCGCGACCCGCAGCGGCCGCCCTTCCGGCGCCGGCACGTTCAGGCGCGCGCAGTGCTTCTTCGCCGCATGGTTGGCGATCAGCACCGTGCCCCCGATGTCGGTCACGAGAACCGGTTCCGGCATGCTGTCGAGGCTGTCCCAGACAAACCGCTTCATGTCCTGCACACGCTGCGCGGCCTGCGCCATCAGGCTCATCTGACGCTCCAGCACGTCGCCGCCGAACTCGCCCCGCTCGCGCGGCGCCTCCGGCAGCAGGTGCGGCTCGTCCGCGAGCCGCTGCAGCTCGTGGCGCAGATAGGACATGGTCATTTCGAGCCGCCGCCAGTTCCAGATCGGGTAGACCGCGATCAGCCCGAAGATCGCCGGCGCGGGCGACAGCCACAGGCGCGCCTCGTACAGCAGCGCGGCGCTCGACGCGAGCGCGAGCACCACGAGGCTCAGCGTCAGCAGCAGCGAGCGCCACGGCGACAGCATCAGGAAGCCCGCGAGCAGCACCACGAGCGGCATCAGCGAGGCGATGAACAGCAGGCCGCCCGACACAGGCGAGATCGCCCGCCCGGTCATCAACATGTCGAGCACGCCCGCGTGGATGTAGACCCCCGGCAGCGGCCCGAACTCACCCGAAATCGGCGTCGCGAAACGATCGTAGAGGCCCGAGGCGGTCACGCCGACGATCACGATCTTGCCGCGCAGGCGCTCGGGGTCGACGCGCCCGGCCAGCACGTCGGCGAACGACACCGACGGATAGGTCTGCGTATAGCGGCTGAACGGAATCAGGTAGCGGGCCTCGCCGTTGTCGTCCTGGGCGAGATCGTGCGCGCGCCGCGTGACGGACAGCGCCTGCGCGAGCTTGAACTGGCCATTCTCGAACGCATGGAACACCGGCACCATCAGCTGCGGCCAGCGGTGCCGGCCGTCGCTCTCGTACAGCGCGACGCTGCGCACGATACCGTCCGGATCGACCTCGAGGTTGATATGGCCGACGCCCGCCGCATGCTCGGCCAGCTCGGGCACGGGCGGCACGACCGTGCGCGTGCCGTCGTGCTCCTCGGGGCTCAGCAGGATCGGCAGATAGGTCGACAATTTGTCGAGCGCGCGCGCGAACTCGCGATCGTCCGTCGACGGTTCGGTAAACAGCACGTCGTAGACCACGGCCGCCGGCTGCGCCTTGGCGAGCGCGTCGAGGAACTGCGCGTGCACGCTGCGCGCCCAGGGCCAGCGCCCGAGCGAGGCGAGGCTCGGGTTGTCGATCTCGACGATCACGAGGTTCGATTCGATCGGCAGATTGCGCAGCGTCAGCAGCCGGTCGTAGATGATCCGGTCGACGCTCGAGGTCGTGCGGCCGGCGACGCCGGCGAGAATCATCGCGATGCCGAGACAGCCGATCGCGATCCATTCGATGAGAAAGCGGCGGCCGAGCAGCCGCCGCCGCTGCATGCGCGGATCGATGCGCGGGTCAACTTTCATCCGCCGCCCGTCAACGCGCGAGCGTGAACGCGTTGACCGGACTGGCCTTTTCGTAGAAACGGCCGCCGCTGAACTGCTCCGCGATCACCGTCCAGTAATAATCGCCGGGCGGCAGGTTCGCGACCACGACGCGCCCGCCTTCGACATCGACCTGATCGACGATCGGGTTGCCGAGATCCTTCGACGCCGACAGCACGAAGCGGAAGCGCGTGGGGTCCGCCGAGCTGTGGGTCGACCAGCGGAACTCGTAGCCGCCCGCGCCGGGCCCGGCCGCCGTCGCGAGGCCGAACCGGCGGCGCTCGAACGCGTAGGTGCGCGGCAGGCCCTCGAGGCCGTTCACGTCGACCGCCGACACGCGCGCGAAATAGGTGCCGTCCGGCACGTCCGCGAATTCGGCGCGCGGCGCGTCGGCCCGCACTTCCTTGAACAGGTCGAGCAGCCCCGCGTCGCGCGCGATCTGCACACGGTAGGCGCGCGCGCCCTCGAGCGGCGCGAGCGTGAAGCCGACCTTCGGCTCATCCTGCACCTTGCCCGGATCGACGAGCCGCGGTGCTTCGAGCAGCGCGATCGGGCCGCCGACCTGGCCGTCCGCGCGCGTCACGTTGCCATAGTTCGCATGCACGAGCGCCGCATCGCGCGCGGGCTGCGCGCTCGGCGCGACGCCGACCGCGCCGTCCAGCACTTCGACCATCGTCGAGGCCTTGCCGTCGGTATCGTAGTTGACCCGGAAGCGCGTACCGCGCACCCCCGCCACCACCGACGGAGACCGGATCTGGAAGCGGTCGTCCCTCTTCTTCAGGTGGGTGACGTCGCTGTCGACCGAGCCGCGCTGCAGGTCGATCACGCGCTCCAGCGTGCCGGTCAGCACCGTGCGGCGCAGCGTCGCGAAATCGATCTGGCTGTCGGGCGGCAGGCTCAGGTGCGTGCCGTCCGCCAGCTCGAGCGTGACGAAGCCGCCGCTCCCGGTGCGCACGCGATCGCCCTCGCTGAGGGTCGAGTCGACCGCCACCGGCACGAAGCCGACGGTGCCGCTCGCGGCGCGCTCGACCGGCCCCTGCGCCGCGACCACGCGCGCCGACAGGCGCTCCTTGCGCAGCCGCACCGCCGGCAGGTTCAGCACGATGCCGGGCTGCAGCTGCTTCGGCGCGGGCACGTCGTTCAGCTGCGCGATCAGCGCCCAGTCGTCCGGGCCCTGCAGATAGCGATCCGCGACGTCGTACAGCGTGTCGCCCTGGCGGGTCGTGTACTGGACCGTTTTGACAG is a window of Burkholderia sp. FERM BP-3421 DNA encoding:
- a CDS encoding CHASE2 domain-containing protein, which produces MKVDPRIDPRMQRRRLLGRRFLIEWIAIGCLGIAMILAGVAGRTTSSVDRIIYDRLLTLRNLPIESNLVIVEIDNPSLASLGRWPWARSVHAQFLDALAKAQPAAVVYDVLFTEPSTDDREFARALDKLSTYLPILLSPEEHDGTRTVVPPVPELAEHAAGVGHINLEVDPDGIVRSVALYESDGRHRWPQLMVPVFHAFENGQFKLAQALSVTRRAHDLAQDDNGEARYLIPFSRYTQTYPSVSFADVLAGRVDPERLRGKIVIVGVTASGLYDRFATPISGEFGPLPGVYIHAGVLDMLMTGRAISPVSGGLLFIASLMPLVVLLAGFLMLSPWRSLLLTLSLVVLALASSAALLYEARLWLSPAPAIFGLIAVYPIWNWRRLEMTMSYLRHELQRLADEPHLLPEAPRERGEFGGDVLERQMSLMAQAAQRVQDMKRFVWDSLDSMPEPVLVTDIGGTVLIANHAAKKHCARLNVPAPEGRPLRVALGELTFMKTVDGNPEREAEMRAHWPAALDPTRDFDNDLMERGIEVRDSDGLDHLLRYAPCTNAQGKVTGWIAGLVDVTELHAAERQREEALHLLSHDMRSPQSSILALVEIERQRPQSGEIRSMLARIERYAQRALMLADEFVQLARAESQTYQLEPASFADLLIDASDEVWPQAQAKRIRIDTQFGDNLCWVSADRSLMTRALVNILNNAVKYSPADTVITCTLSVERASKRTICTIRDQGYGISPDDQRHLFERFKRFHTNERPEVAGAGLGMAFVKTVVTRHGGSVVVDSALGVGTALIVTLPLLDEPAA
- a CDS encoding FecR domain-containing protein — translated: MTTRVLAACVAVGAALALQVADAQQTPSRQTVKTVQYTTRQGDTLYDVADRYLQGPDDWALIAQLNDVPAPKQLQPGIVLNLPAVRLRKERLSARVVAAQGPVERAASGTVGFVPVAVDSTLSEGDRVRTGSGGFVTLELADGTHLSLPPDSQIDFATLRRTVLTGTLERVIDLQRGSVDSDVTHLKKRDDRFQIRSPSVVAGVRGTRFRVNYDTDGKASTMVEVLDGAVGVAPSAQPARDAALVHANYGNVTRADGQVGGPIALLEAPRLVDPGKVQDEPKVGFTLAPLEGARAYRVQIARDAGLLDLFKEVRADAPRAEFADVPDGTYFARVSAVDVNGLEGLPRTYAFERRRFGLATAAGPGAGGYEFRWSTHSSADPTRFRFVLSASKDLGNPIVDQVDVEGGRVVVANLPPGDYYWTVIAEQFSGGRFYEKASPVNAFTLAR